A stretch of the Equus caballus isolate H_3958 breed thoroughbred chromosome X, TB-T2T, whole genome shotgun sequence genome encodes the following:
- the LOC138921784 gene encoding histone H2B type W-T-like, with the protein MAEPGSEPSSEESLGTTEPTEADPKSLKQKQPRRRRRRRRRLDSFATYFPRVLRQVHEGLSLSQEAVSVLDSFAKDIFERIADEATCLVRSTKRSTISYGEIQTAVRLLLPGDLGKHAVAEGTKALIRYISRR; encoded by the coding sequence ATGGCTGAGCCCGGCTCTGAGCCTTCCTCTGAGGAAAGCCTCGGCACCACGGAACCCACGGAAGCCGACCCGAAGAGTCTGAAGCAGAAGCAGCCaaggcgccgccgccgccgccgccgccgcctcgacAGTTTCGCCACCTATTTCCCCAGGGTTCTGAGGCAGGTTCACGAGGGCCTGAGCCTGTCTCAGGAGGCCGTGAGCGTCCTGGATTCGTTCGCGAAGGACATCTTCGAGCGCATCGCCGACGAGGCCACGTGCCTGGTCCGCTCCACCAAGCGCTCCACCATCTCGTACGGAGAGATCCAGACCGCTGTGCGCCTGCTGCTGCCGGGAGACCTTGGCAAGCACGCCGTGGCCGAGGGCACCAAGGCCCTCATCAGATACATCAGCCGCCGCTGA
- the LOC138915076 gene encoding histone H2B type W-T-like — MAEPVAEPSSEESLGTTEPAEADPKSPKQKQPRPRRHRRRCLDSFATYFPRVLRRVHEGLSLSQEAVSVLDSFVKDIFERIAGEAALLARSTKRSTISSREIQTAVRLLLPGEIGKHAVSEASKAVLRYTNRR, encoded by the coding sequence ATGGCTGAGCCTGTCGCTGAGCCTTCCTCTGAGGAAAGCCTGGGCACCACGGAGCCCGCGGAAGCCGACCCGAAGAGCCCGAAGCAGAAGCAGCCAAGgccccgccgccaccgccgccgctgCCTCGACAGTTTCGCCACCTATTTCCCCAGGGTTCTGAGGCGGGTTCACGAGGGCCTGAGCCTGTCTCAGGAGGCCGTGAGCGTCCTGGATTCCTTCGTGAAGGACATCTTCGAGCGCATCGCCGGCGAGGCCGCGCTCCTGGCCCGCTCCACCAAGCGCTCCACCATCTCGTCCAGAGAGATCCAGACCGCCGTGCGCCTGCTGCTGCCGGGGGAGATTGGCAAGCACGCCGTGTCTGAGGCCAGCAAGGCCGTCCTTAGGTACACCAACCGCCGCTGA
- the LOC138922002 gene encoding histone H2B type W-T-like: MAEPGSEASSEESLGTTEPTEGAPKSPKQKQPRCRRRRRRHCLDSFATYFPRVLRQVHEGLSLSQEAVSVLDSFAKDIFERIADEATCLVRSTKRSTISYGEIQTAVRLLLPGDLGKHAVAEGTKALIRYISRR, translated from the coding sequence ATGGCTGAGCCCGGCTCTGAGGCTTCCTCTGAGGAAAGCCTGGGCACCACGGAGCCCACGGAAGGCGCCCCGAAGAGCCCGAAGCAGAAGCAGCCaaggtgccgccgccgccgccgccgccactgcCTCGACAGTTTCGCCACCTATTTCCCCAGGGTTCTGAGGCAGGTTCACGAGGGCCTGAGCCTGTCTCAGGAGGCCGTGAGCGTCCTGGATTCGTTCGCGAAGGACATCTTCGAGCGCATCGCCGACGAGGCCACGTGCCTGGTCCGCTCCACCAAGCGCTCCACCATCTCGTACGGAGAGATCCAGACCGCCGTGCGCCTGCTGCTGCCGGGGGACCTTGGCAAGCACGCCGTGGCCGAGGGCACCAAGGCCCTCATCAGATACATCAGCCGCCGCTGA